Proteins from a genomic interval of Providencia stuartii:
- the mazG gene encoding nucleoside triphosphate pyrophosphohydrolase, producing MSSSTPQIERLLDIMAKLRDPQTGCPWDTQQTFKTIAPYTLEETYEVIDAIEREDFNDLKGELGDLLFQVVFYAQMAKEQSRFDFDDICQAVSDKLERRHPHIFDAENHPDSDAALAGWEKRKSAERAQKAQFSVLDDIPSALPALMKAYKIQKRCASVGFDWDTLGPVVDKVREELDEVMEEATQVVVDEQRLEEEIGDLLFATVNLSRHLGHKPEMALNKACQKFEKRFRQIESRLALEGKTTETATLEEMEQHWQQIKLAE from the coding sequence ATGAGTTCAAGCACACCACAAATTGAACGTTTACTGGATATCATGGCAAAACTGCGTGATCCGCAAACAGGTTGTCCATGGGACACTCAGCAAACGTTTAAAACCATCGCACCGTATACGCTAGAAGAGACATATGAGGTGATTGATGCCATTGAACGCGAAGATTTTAACGACTTAAAAGGGGAATTAGGTGATCTGCTCTTTCAAGTGGTGTTTTATGCACAGATGGCTAAAGAGCAATCACGATTTGATTTTGATGATATTTGCCAAGCAGTTAGTGATAAGCTAGAACGGCGCCATCCACATATTTTTGACGCCGAAAACCACCCTGATAGTGATGCTGCACTGGCTGGATGGGAAAAACGTAAGTCTGCTGAACGCGCACAAAAGGCGCAATTTTCGGTACTTGATGATATTCCAAGCGCATTACCTGCATTAATGAAAGCGTATAAAATACAAAAACGTTGCGCGTCGGTCGGTTTTGATTGGGATACACTCGGTCCTGTGGTCGATAAAGTGCGTGAAGAGTTGGATGAAGTGATGGAAGAGGCTACTCAAGTGGTTGTTGATGAACAGCGCCTAGAAGAAGAAATTGGCGATTTACTGTTTGCTACTGTGAATTTATCTCGCCACCTAGGCCATAAGCCCGAAATGGCGCTAAACAAGGCCTGCCAGAAATTTGAAAAGCGTTTTCGCCAAATTGAGTCACGCCTTGCACTAGAAGGTAAAACCACAGAAACCGCAACGCTTGAGGAGATGGAACAGCATTGGCAGCAAATTAAGCTCGCGGAATAA
- a CDS encoding secretion ATPase: MTDLAVVENERKITEAIASLQITRVFVAHRPERIKSADKVFNLQLNRWVSPYD, translated from the coding sequence TTGACTGACTTAGCTGTCGTAGAAAATGAACGTAAAATAACGGAGGCGATTGCCTCACTGCAAATTACTCGTGTTTTTGTCGCTCATCGCCCAGAAAGGATAAAATCGGCAGATAAGGTTTTTAATCTGCAATTAAATCGCTGGGTGTCACCGTATGATTGA
- the pyrG gene encoding glutamine hydrolyzing CTP synthase: MKTNYIFVTGGVVSSLGKGIAAASLAAILEARGLNVTIMKLDPYINVDPGTMSPTQHGEVFVTEDGAETDLDLGHYERFIRTKMTRRNNFTTGRVYSEVLRKERRGDYLGATIQVIPHITNEIKDRIIRGGEGHDVVLVEVGGTVGDIESLPFLEAIRQMAAEVGRERTLYLHLTLVPYLAAAGEVKTKPTQHSVKELLSIGIQPDVLICRSDRVIPANERAKIALFCNVPEKAVISLKDVDSIYKIPGMLKSQGLDEYICRRFNLDCREANLSEWEQVIYEEANPTGEVTIGMVGKYVELPDAYKSVIEALKHGGLKNRLTVNIKLIDSQDVETRGVELLKGLDAILVPGGFGERGIEGKIMTARYARENKVPYLGICLGMQVALIEFARNVANMEGANSTEFDAECKYPVVALITEWRDENGNLEVRSEESDLGGTMRVGGQPCHLVKDSLVRDMYGEDTIIERHRHRYEVNNMLLKRIEDAGLKVAGRSVDNKLVEIIENPNHPWFVACQFHPEFTSTPRDGHPLFEGFVKAAGSYQKGELK; the protein is encoded by the coding sequence ATGAAAACTAATTATATTTTTGTGACCGGCGGGGTCGTATCCTCTCTGGGTAAAGGCATTGCCGCAGCCTCTTTGGCGGCTATACTCGAAGCCCGTGGACTCAATGTCACCATTATGAAACTGGATCCGTACATCAACGTTGATCCTGGTACAATGAGCCCAACCCAACACGGGGAAGTTTTCGTAACAGAAGACGGCGCTGAAACTGACTTGGATTTAGGTCATTATGAGCGTTTTATCCGTACCAAAATGACACGCCGTAATAACTTTACGACTGGCCGTGTTTATTCAGAAGTACTACGCAAAGAGCGTCGTGGCGACTATCTAGGCGCAACTATCCAAGTCATCCCTCATATCACTAATGAAATCAAAGACCGCATTATCCGTGGTGGTGAAGGTCATGATGTTGTTCTCGTTGAAGTCGGCGGAACGGTTGGTGATATCGAATCTCTACCATTCTTAGAAGCGATTCGCCAAATGGCGGCTGAAGTTGGTCGTGAGCGCACTTTATATCTACATTTAACGCTAGTGCCTTATCTGGCAGCAGCAGGCGAAGTTAAAACGAAACCGACTCAGCACTCAGTAAAAGAGCTGCTCTCTATCGGTATTCAGCCTGACGTATTGATTTGTCGTTCAGACCGCGTTATTCCTGCGAATGAGCGTGCGAAAATTGCTTTGTTCTGTAATGTTCCTGAAAAAGCCGTTATTTCACTGAAAGATGTTGATTCTATCTATAAAATCCCTGGTATGTTGAAATCACAAGGCTTGGATGAATACATCTGCCGACGTTTCAACTTGGATTGCCGCGAAGCGAATCTTTCTGAATGGGAACAAGTCATTTATGAAGAAGCTAATCCTACTGGTGAAGTTACCATCGGTATGGTTGGTAAATATGTAGAATTACCCGACGCTTATAAATCCGTGATTGAAGCGTTGAAACACGGTGGTTTAAAAAATCGCCTCACCGTCAATATTAAACTGATTGATTCTCAAGATGTAGAAACACGTGGCGTTGAACTGTTAAAAGGCTTAGATGCAATTCTCGTTCCTGGTGGATTTGGTGAACGTGGCATTGAAGGTAAAATCATGACAGCGCGCTATGCACGTGAAAACAAAGTGCCTTATTTAGGTATTTGTTTGGGAATGCAGGTTGCTTTAATTGAGTTTGCACGTAATGTTGCCAACATGGAAGGGGCGAACTCAACTGAGTTTGATGCGGAGTGTAAATATCCGGTTGTTGCGTTAATTACTGAATGGCGTGACGAAAATGGTAATCTAGAGGTGCGTTCTGAAGAGAGCGATCTTGGTGGCACGATGCGTGTAGGTGGTCAACCATGCCACTTAGTGAAAGACAGCTTAGTTCGTGACATGTATGGCGAAGATACAATTATTGAACGTCATCGTCATCGTTATGAAGTGAATAATATGCTGCTAAAACGCATTGAAGATGCTGGTTTAAAAGTTGCAGGTCGTTCAGTGGATAATAAACTGGTTGAAATTATTGAAAATCCAAACCACCCATGGTTTGTAGCATGCCAGTTCCACCCTGAATTCACTTCAACACCAAGAGATGGTCACCCATTGTTTGAAGGTTTTGTTAAAGCCGCTGGTAGCTACCAGAAAGGTGAGTTGAAATAA
- the eno gene encoding phosphopyruvate hydratase: MSKIVKVIGREIIDSRGNPTVEAEVHLEGGFVGLAAAPSGASTGSREALELRDGDKSRFLGKGVLKAVAAVNGPIAEALIGQNAKDQAAIDKIMIDLDGTDNKSKFGANAILAVSLANAKAAAAAKGMPLYEHISDLNGTHGQYSMPLPMMNIINGGEHADNNVDIQEFMIQPVGAPTLKEAVRMGSEIFHHLAKVLKSKGMNTAVGDEGGYAPNLESNAAALAAIKEAVEQAGYILGKDVTLAMDCAASEFYNKETGNYELKGEGKTFTSQEFTHYLEGLTKEYPIVSIEDGLNESDWDGFAYQTKVLGDKIQLVGDDLFVTNTKILKEGIEKGIANSILIKFNQIGSLTETLAAIKMAKDAGYTAVISHRSGETEDATIADLAVGTAAGQIKTGSMSRSDRVAKYNQLIRIEEALGERAPFNGLKEVKGQA; encoded by the coding sequence ATGTCCAAAATCGTTAAAGTGATCGGTCGTGAAATCATTGATTCTCGTGGTAACCCAACTGTAGAAGCTGAAGTTCATTTAGAAGGTGGCTTTGTTGGTTTAGCTGCTGCGCCATCAGGTGCATCTACAGGTTCTCGTGAAGCACTGGAGCTGCGTGATGGTGATAAATCACGTTTTCTGGGTAAAGGTGTTTTGAAAGCAGTTGCGGCAGTGAATGGTCCAATTGCAGAAGCGCTGATCGGTCAAAATGCGAAAGACCAAGCAGCTATCGATAAGATCATGATTGATCTGGATGGCACTGATAACAAATCTAAATTTGGTGCAAACGCGATTCTGGCTGTGTCTTTAGCTAACGCAAAAGCAGCCGCTGCGGCAAAAGGTATGCCTCTTTACGAGCATATTTCTGACCTGAACGGTACTCACGGTCAATATTCAATGCCTCTGCCAATGATGAACATCATCAATGGTGGTGAGCACGCTGATAATAACGTTGATATTCAAGAATTCATGATCCAGCCTGTTGGCGCTCCTACGCTGAAAGAAGCTGTTCGTATGGGTTCTGAAATTTTCCATCACTTAGCTAAAGTACTGAAGTCTAAAGGTATGAATACAGCTGTGGGTGATGAAGGTGGCTATGCACCAAACTTAGAATCTAACGCTGCTGCTTTGGCTGCGATTAAAGAAGCAGTTGAACAAGCTGGTTATATTTTAGGTAAAGATGTTACTCTGGCTATGGACTGTGCGGCTTCTGAGTTCTACAACAAAGAAACAGGTAACTACGAATTGAAAGGTGAAGGTAAAACCTTTACTTCACAAGAATTCACTCATTACCTAGAAGGTCTGACCAAAGAATACCCAATCGTTTCTATCGAAGATGGGTTGAACGAATCCGACTGGGATGGTTTTGCATACCAAACTAAAGTACTTGGTGACAAAATCCAATTGGTTGGTGACGATTTGTTCGTTACAAATACCAAGATCCTGAAAGAAGGTATCGAGAAAGGCATTGCTAACTCTATCTTGATTAAATTCAACCAGATCGGTTCTTTGACTGAAACTCTGGCTGCAATTAAAATGGCGAAAGATGCGGGTTACACTGCTGTTATCTCTCACCGCTCAGGTGAAACTGAAGATGCAACCATTGCTGACCTAGCAGTTGGTACCGCAGCGGGTCAAATTAAAACAGGTTCTATGAGCCGTTCTGACCGTGTTGCTAAATACAACCAACTGATCCGTATTGAAGAAGCTCTGGGTGAGCGTGCGCCATTCAATGGTTTAAAAGAAGTTAAAGGCCAAGCGTAA
- a CDS encoding SLC13 family permease has translation MDASESLKPSVGPTPSNVRGWVILAIDIVLLILLLKYLPFDDKANAGLAMMVFIGVLWLTEAIHVTITALCIPILAVGLGLMNTGDALKSFANPIIFLFFGGFALATALHIQGLDRLIANRLLMIARGRLSVAVVLLFGVTALLSMWISNTATAAMMLPLVLGILSNLDVRHERNTFVFVLLGVAYSASIGGLGTIVGSPPNAIAASALGLDFLSWMKYGIPIMVVLLPMMFVLMFMMLRPNLKHRFELELEHVKWNGKRITAMIIFLIAVVCWITSTFISDALGGVKDLDTIIAVSAAILIGITGVASWAQIQKNTEWGVLMLFGGGLTLSAILSSSGASKIMADWMQMTFGQSHWFVIILAVTTFIIILTEFTSNTASAALLVPIFATVAEALGMPPMVLTMIIGIGASCAFMLPVATPPNAIVFGSGYIRQIEMVRVGAVLNVACIIVISLFAWFFWL, from the coding sequence ATGGATGCTTCTGAATCCCTAAAACCTTCTGTGGGGCCAACCCCGTCCAATGTTAGGGGCTGGGTGATTTTAGCTATTGATATCGTATTGCTAATTTTACTTTTAAAGTATTTGCCTTTTGATGATAAAGCAAATGCAGGCCTAGCAATGATGGTATTTATTGGTGTGCTTTGGTTAACTGAAGCTATACACGTGACTATCACTGCATTATGTATTCCAATTCTAGCGGTAGGGCTAGGGTTAATGAACACTGGGGATGCGTTGAAATCCTTCGCTAACCCAATCATTTTTCTATTCTTCGGTGGCTTTGCTTTGGCAACGGCTTTGCATATTCAAGGTCTAGATAGACTGATTGCTAACCGTTTGTTGATGATTGCCCGTGGGCGCTTATCTGTTGCAGTGGTGCTATTGTTCGGTGTTACTGCATTACTTTCGATGTGGATTAGTAACACTGCGACTGCGGCGATGATGTTACCACTTGTATTAGGTATTCTCTCTAATTTAGATGTTCGCCATGAACGTAATACATTCGTGTTTGTGTTACTCGGCGTTGCTTATAGTGCCAGTATTGGTGGGTTAGGGACTATTGTTGGTAGTCCTCCAAACGCAATCGCAGCATCTGCACTTGGTTTAGACTTTTTATCATGGATGAAATACGGCATTCCGATCATGGTTGTATTACTGCCTATGATGTTTGTGCTGATGTTTATGATGTTACGACCAAATCTGAAGCACCGCTTTGAATTAGAACTTGAGCATGTGAAGTGGAATGGTAAACGTATCACTGCCATGATCATTTTCTTAATTGCGGTTGTTTGCTGGATTACGAGTACGTTTATTAGTGATGCGTTAGGTGGTGTTAAAGACTTGGACACCATTATTGCTGTAAGTGCAGCAATTCTAATTGGGATTACTGGTGTTGCTAGCTGGGCTCAAATTCAGAAAAATACTGAGTGGGGTGTACTGATGCTGTTCGGTGGTGGTTTAACACTGAGCGCGATTTTAAGTTCATCTGGAGCAAGTAAGATAATGGCTGACTGGATGCAAATGACATTTGGTCAAAGCCACTGGTTTGTTATTATTTTAGCGGTGACTACATTCATCATTATTTTAACAGAATTTACCAGTAATACGGCGAGTGCGGCGCTATTAGTTCCGATTTTTGCCACAGTCGCTGAAGCATTAGGCATGCCTCCAATGGTATTAACGATGATCATTGGTATTGGTGCATCTTGTGCCTTTATGTTACCTGTTGCAACACCTCCGAACGCTATTGTCTTTGGTTCTGGTTATATTAGACAGATAGAAATGGTCCGTGTTGGCGCGGTATTGAACGTAGCTTGTATCATTGTGATCTCACTGTTTGCTTGGTTCTTCTGGTTATAA
- a CDS encoding filamentous hemagglutinin N-terminal domain-containing protein, whose product MKLLTVQISSFVLLFVHTHLSASTLDINQAKTINIAAPLKNHISFNSFETLSSNEHGLVFNNDIQDNRTLDGKAAKMILAEVTGSEATNIQGVIAIKGKTANLVIANPNGITWHNGSASNISSLSLIAGNFERQFIKDKTDQDKLIPKPLEDYKQLKFSVSPGSQVIISQQQAVPIQLSKINVFADRIKLQNAVNITSAVQNYLSSSGNAYLSISEGLLHSGAKYRSTTLHSEGSHFELSENAKLMGRSILLESHRYQCKDSFMCPQNRIDINGLIEAMNFSLQGENQLAITGQLRLGSNQQTLVGQSANF is encoded by the coding sequence ATGAAATTATTAACCGTCCAAATATCATCATTTGTATTATTGTTTGTCCATACTCACTTATCGGCTTCTACTCTTGATATCAACCAAGCTAAAACGATCAATATTGCCGCCCCGCTTAAAAACCATATTTCATTCAATAGTTTCGAAACACTCTCTTCTAATGAACATGGTTTAGTTTTTAATAATGATATTCAAGATAATCGCACTCTTGATGGTAAGGCCGCTAAAATGATCCTTGCGGAAGTGACAGGAAGTGAAGCGACCAATATCCAAGGCGTTATTGCGATTAAAGGTAAAACGGCCAACCTTGTGATTGCTAATCCTAATGGCATCACTTGGCATAATGGCTCAGCAAGTAATATTTCTAGTCTTTCATTGATAGCAGGTAACTTCGAAAGGCAATTTATTAAAGATAAAACAGACCAAGATAAACTTATCCCTAAACCCCTTGAGGATTATAAGCAATTAAAATTCTCTGTATCTCCAGGTAGCCAAGTCATCATCAGCCAGCAGCAGGCTGTGCCTATACAGTTATCTAAAATTAATGTGTTTGCTGATCGTATCAAACTACAAAATGCAGTCAATATTACCTCAGCAGTTCAAAACTATCTCAGTAGTTCAGGCAATGCTTACTTGTCTATTAGTGAAGGTTTACTCCATTCAGGTGCTAAATACCGTTCAACAACTTTGCATAGTGAGGGAAGTCACTTTGAATTAAGTGAAAATGCCAAACTTATGGGGCGTTCAATTTTGCTCGAAAGTCATCGGTATCAATGTAAAGACAGTTTTATGTGTCCACAAAATAGAATTGATATTAATGGGTTAATTGAAGCGATGAATTTTTCATTACAAGGTGAGAATCAGTTGGCTATCACGGGGCAATTACGTTTAGGTAGTAACCAACAAACCTTAGTCGGACAAAGTGCCAATTTTTAA
- a CDS encoding efflux RND transporter permease subunit, whose amino-acid sequence MPKFFIDRPIFAWVIAIITMLAGLLAIIKLPVAQYPTIAPPSVSISANYPGADASTVQNTVTQVIEQNMNGIDNLVYMSSTSDSSGSASIMLTFEAGTDGDIAQVQVQNKLQLAMPLLPQEVQQQGISVDKSTSSFLMVAGFVSADGSMGQYDIADYVGSNIKDPLSRVNGVGETQLFGTQYAMRIWLKPEQLVKYNMTTNDVINAIKVQNNQVAAGQLGGTPPVDGQRLNVSIIAQTRLNSPEEFANILLRVNQDGSQVRLKDLATVELGAENYSTIARFNGKPAAGIGIKLATGANALDTANNVRAALANMEPFFPEGLEIVYPYDTTPFVKISINEVVKTLVEAIMLVIVVMYLFLQNIRATLIPTIAVPVVLLGTFAVLAAFGYSINTLTMFAMVLAIGLLVDDAIVVVENVERVMQEEGLPPKEATKKSMGQIQGALVGIAMVLSAVFIPMAFFGGSTGAIYRQFSVTIVSAMILSVFVAMILTPALCATMLKPIEKGSHGSQKGFFGWFNRTFEKQAHHYTDSVSRMLNGTGRYLIIYLILVAGMALMFVRLPSSFLPEEDQGVFLAMVQLPPGSTQEQTQAVLDEVNTYFHTKEERNVESVFTVGGFSFAGQGQNMGLAFVVLKNWSERKGDENHVEAIVQRANIALSQKQEAMIYAFNLPAIVELGTANGFDFELVDQGNLGHDALMAARNQLLGLAAQHPEILQGVRPNGQDDTSQYRIYIDQQKAQAQGVAIADINATLSSVFGGTYVNDFIDRGRVKKVYVQGDAESRMLPSDISALYVRNAQGNMVPFSAFLDESQDPWKYGSPRLERYNGVPSMNIQGQAAPGQSTGDAMLMMEKLTTENLPKGIGYEWTGMSYQERLSGNQAPALYAISLIVVFLCLAALYESWSVPFSVMLVVPLGIIGALLFTSVRGLSNDVYFKVGLLTTIGLSAKNAILIVEFAKDLMEKEGKGLVEATLNAVKMRLRPILMTSLAFMLGVIPLVFSNGAGSAAQNSVGTGVLGGMFAATSLAIFFVPVFFVVIRRRFSNKSEDIEHSHSPAKTE is encoded by the coding sequence ATGCCTAAGTTTTTTATAGATAGACCAATTTTTGCATGGGTAATCGCGATTATTACTATGCTTGCTGGTCTGTTGGCAATTATCAAGTTACCTGTGGCACAGTACCCGACTATTGCACCGCCGTCCGTTTCTATTTCGGCAAACTATCCGGGCGCAGATGCATCGACGGTACAGAACACAGTGACTCAGGTTATCGAACAGAACATGAATGGTATCGATAACTTGGTGTATATGTCATCAACCAGTGATTCATCCGGTTCTGCAAGTATCATGCTGACGTTCGAAGCAGGTACTGATGGTGATATTGCTCAGGTTCAGGTTCAAAACAAACTGCAACTTGCAATGCCATTACTACCACAAGAAGTACAGCAGCAAGGTATCAGCGTTGATAAATCTACCAGTTCATTCTTGATGGTAGCTGGTTTCGTTTCTGCCGATGGCTCTATGGGGCAATATGATATTGCCGACTATGTAGGTTCAAACATTAAGGATCCACTTAGCCGAGTCAATGGTGTTGGGGAAACCCAGTTGTTTGGTACGCAATACGCGATGCGTATCTGGTTAAAACCAGAACAGCTCGTGAAGTACAACATGACAACAAATGATGTTATCAATGCCATTAAAGTGCAAAACAACCAAGTTGCGGCAGGTCAGTTAGGGGGAACACCTCCAGTTGATGGCCAACGCTTGAACGTTTCAATCATCGCGCAAACACGTTTAAACAGTCCTGAAGAGTTTGCCAATATCCTGTTACGTGTTAATCAGGATGGTTCTCAGGTGCGTTTAAAAGATCTTGCAACGGTTGAGTTAGGTGCTGAAAACTACAGTACTATTGCCCGTTTTAATGGTAAACCTGCGGCGGGGATCGGTATTAAACTCGCAACAGGCGCTAACGCACTAGATACTGCTAACAACGTTCGTGCTGCACTGGCGAATATGGAACCGTTCTTCCCTGAAGGACTAGAAATTGTTTATCCATATGATACAACGCCTTTCGTTAAAATTTCGATTAACGAAGTAGTTAAAACGCTAGTCGAAGCGATCATGTTGGTTATCGTGGTTATGTATCTGTTCTTGCAGAATATTCGAGCCACATTAATCCCAACAATTGCTGTACCCGTGGTTTTACTTGGAACGTTTGCTGTTTTGGCAGCTTTCGGTTATTCGATAAACACCTTGACCATGTTTGCGATGGTGCTTGCCATCGGTCTTCTTGTGGATGACGCCATCGTTGTTGTCGAAAACGTTGAGCGTGTTATGCAAGAAGAAGGTCTACCGCCAAAAGAAGCGACTAAAAAGTCCATGGGACAAATTCAAGGCGCGTTGGTCGGTATTGCGATGGTGCTATCAGCGGTATTTATCCCAATGGCTTTCTTTGGAGGGTCAACAGGGGCAATTTACCGTCAGTTCTCAGTAACCATCGTTTCGGCAATGATCCTGTCCGTATTCGTTGCAATGATCCTGACCCCTGCACTTTGTGCCACTATGTTGAAGCCAATTGAGAAAGGCAGTCATGGTAGCCAAAAAGGGTTCTTTGGTTGGTTCAACCGTACATTTGAAAAGCAAGCGCATCACTATACCGATAGTGTTAGCCGCATGCTCAATGGTACGGGCCGTTACCTGATCATCTATCTCATTTTAGTGGCAGGTATGGCATTAATGTTTGTTCGTCTCCCATCTTCATTCTTACCAGAAGAAGATCAGGGGGTATTCTTAGCGATGGTTCAATTACCACCGGGATCAACGCAAGAACAAACACAAGCCGTGTTGGATGAAGTTAACACTTACTTCCACACCAAAGAAGAGCGTAACGTTGAATCTGTATTTACCGTTGGTGGCTTCAGCTTCGCAGGTCAAGGCCAAAACATGGGTCTAGCGTTCGTCGTTCTGAAAAATTGGAGTGAACGTAAAGGCGATGAAAACCATGTTGAAGCCATTGTTCAGCGTGCGAACATAGCGTTATCTCAGAAACAAGAAGCCATGATCTATGCCTTTAACCTACCTGCTATTGTTGAGTTAGGTACTGCAAACGGTTTTGACTTCGAGCTCGTTGACCAAGGTAACTTAGGGCATGATGCCTTAATGGCTGCACGTAACCAATTACTTGGCTTAGCAGCTCAGCACCCTGAGATTTTGCAAGGTGTTCGTCCGAACGGTCAGGATGATACGTCACAGTATCGAATCTACATTGACCAGCAAAAAGCACAGGCTCAAGGTGTTGCTATCGCGGATATCAACGCAACGCTAAGTTCCGTATTTGGTGGTACTTATGTAAACGACTTTATCGACCGCGGTCGTGTTAAGAAAGTTTATGTACAAGGTGATGCAGAAAGCCGTATGTTGCCATCTGACATTAGCGCGCTGTATGTTCGTAACGCCCAAGGAAACATGGTACCTTTCTCGGCCTTCTTGGATGAATCCCAAGACCCTTGGAAATATGGTTCGCCACGTTTAGAGCGTTATAACGGTGTACCTTCAATGAATATTCAAGGGCAAGCAGCACCTGGTCAAAGTACCGGTGACGCAATGCTGATGATGGAGAAACTCACCACTGAAAACCTACCAAAAGGTATTGGCTATGAGTGGACGGGGATGTCATATCAGGAACGTTTATCAGGTAACCAAGCACCTGCTTTGTACGCAATCTCACTGATTGTCGTCTTCCTGTGTCTCGCGGCATTGTATGAGAGTTGGTCTGTACCATTCTCAGTCATGTTAGTCGTACCATTGGGTATTATTGGTGCATTACTGTTTACTTCTGTTCGTGGACTGTCTAACGATGTTTACTTCAAGGTCGGTCTGTTAACAACCATTGGGTTATCGGCGAAAAACGCAATCTTGATTGTTGAATTCGCCAAAGACTTGATGGAAAAAGAAGGTAAAGGGTTAGTCGAAGCGACACTTAACGCGGTTAAGATGCGTTTACGTCCAATCCTGATGACATCATTAGCCTTTATGCTCGGTGTTATCCCTCTGGTATTTAGTAATGGTGCAGGTTCTGCGGCACAGAACTCGGTAGGTACTGGTGTACTGGGTGGTATGTTCGCTGCAACCTCATTAGCTATCTTCTTTGTTCCAGTCTTCTTCGTGGTGATCCGTCGCCGCTTTTCGAATAAGTCTGAAGACATCGAACATAGTCATTCACCAGCAAAAACTGAATAA
- a CDS encoding efflux RND transporter periplasmic adaptor subunit produces MRKNRGVLPLALLVLSGGLALSGCNDEQKGGGERPAPEVGIVTLKAEPLTIKTELPGRTSAYRIAEVRPQVSGIILKRNYKEGSDVEAGTSLYQIDPAPFQATFDSAKAELAKAQANANLAGLTVKRYKPLLGTNYISKQEYDQATSTYAQALAAVKAAEAAVETARINLNYTKVTAPISGRTGKSNVTEGALVASGQATELMRVQQLDPIYVDVTQSSEDFLRLRNEIEKGALQKEPGKAPVSLVINNGQEYAQKGALEFSDVTVDETTGSITMRAVFPNPNKELMPGMFVRAILEDGVMEKAILVPQQGLARTPQGDAQVMVVGAENKVEVRKVKAAQAVGNKWLVTDGLKDGDRVIVIGLQKIKPGIVVVPKEANLEAQTIDNQAQPEQKSK; encoded by the coding sequence ATGCGAAAAAACAGAGGGGTGTTACCTCTGGCTCTGTTGGTTCTTTCAGGTGGCTTAGCTTTATCAGGTTGTAACGATGAACAGAAAGGTGGCGGTGAACGCCCGGCGCCTGAAGTAGGAATTGTTACGCTTAAAGCCGAACCTCTGACTATCAAGACTGAATTACCAGGTCGTACGTCTGCATATCGTATTGCAGAAGTTCGCCCACAGGTAAGTGGCATTATACTCAAACGTAACTACAAAGAAGGTAGCGATGTTGAGGCCGGAACGTCTTTATATCAGATAGATCCAGCGCCTTTCCAAGCCACTTTTGATAGTGCTAAAGCGGAACTTGCTAAAGCGCAAGCTAACGCAAACTTAGCGGGTTTGACTGTAAAACGCTACAAACCACTTTTAGGCACTAATTATATTAGTAAGCAAGAATACGATCAGGCCACCTCAACTTATGCTCAAGCTTTAGCAGCCGTTAAGGCAGCAGAAGCAGCCGTTGAGACTGCGCGTATTAACCTAAACTATACCAAAGTTACTGCGCCTATCAGCGGTCGTACTGGGAAATCTAATGTCACAGAAGGTGCATTAGTTGCTTCAGGACAAGCGACTGAGTTGATGCGAGTTCAACAGCTAGACCCTATCTATGTTGACGTTACGCAATCCAGTGAGGATTTCTTACGCCTACGTAATGAGATAGAAAAAGGTGCTCTCCAAAAAGAGCCGGGCAAAGCCCCTGTTAGCTTAGTCATTAATAATGGCCAAGAGTATGCCCAAAAAGGAGCTCTGGAATTTTCTGATGTCACCGTGGATGAGACAACAGGTTCAATCACGATGAGAGCAGTATTCCCGAACCCAAATAAAGAGCTTATGCCAGGAATGTTTGTGCGCGCTATCTTAGAAGATGGTGTTATGGAAAAAGCGATTCTGGTTCCTCAGCAAGGTTTAGCTCGTACGCCACAAGGTGACGCTCAAGTCATGGTTGTTGGTGCCGAGAATAAAGTTGAAGTCAGAAAAGTTAAAGCAGCACAAGCTGTAGGCAACAAATGGCTGGTGACTGATGGCTTGAAGGATGGCGATCGCGTGATTGTGATTGGCCTACAAAAAATCAAACCCGGTATTGTTGTCGTTCCTAAGGAAGCTAATTTAGAAGCGCAAACCATAGACAATCAGGCTCAACCTGAACAAAAGTCTAAGTAA